The Devosia sp. SL43 genome has a window encoding:
- a CDS encoding terminase large subunit, whose translation MNPEWSTSCKDWEQRIVAQRSLIPFRPLFPAEAEHALGVFKALKVVDLPGQPTFGEVSDQWVFDFVAAIFGSYDAETGKQMVTEFFLLISKKNTKSTIAAAIMLTALIVNWRHNEELLILAPTIEVAQNSYKPAAAMVRADPELDANAGEGGFLTVQDHIRTIKHLGNDAMLKVVAADTDTVSGKKSGRILIDELWVFGKRAGADAMLREATGGLVSRPEGFVISLSTQSDDPPAGVFKAKLDYARQVRDGLIVNRKFLPVLYEFPDKMVEAKAYEDPANFYVTNPNLGRSVSQEWLEEEMIKELSGDKTTLATFLAKHLNVEIGMNLRSNRWAGADHWTAAEDEELARLSASGAAGHYEALERLLDRCEVAVVGIDGGGLDDLFGLNILGREPGEIEVHIEIDGVKVTRKMKRWLSWSHAWCHSGVLKRRPKIVTTLQRIQAKGELTILEDPLGDVATIIEHISRIKTMGLLGGVAVDASGLGEMEDALDEIEVTQESGLLVAAPQGGWMMSSIKGAERRLASGLLKHAGGPLMNWCVPNLKIEPTATGIRATKQTAGDAKIDPAMAMFNSVTLMARNPQAPDMNNIDDFLANPVVARRG comes from the coding sequence GTGAACCCTGAGTGGTCCACGTCGTGCAAGGATTGGGAGCAACGGATTGTCGCGCAGCGGTCGCTGATACCGTTTCGCCCGCTGTTCCCGGCCGAAGCCGAGCATGCGCTAGGCGTGTTCAAGGCCCTCAAGGTCGTGGATTTGCCCGGCCAGCCGACATTCGGCGAGGTCAGTGACCAGTGGGTTTTCGATTTCGTCGCTGCAATCTTCGGATCCTATGACGCCGAGACCGGCAAGCAGATGGTGACCGAGTTCTTCCTGCTCATCAGCAAGAAGAACACCAAGTCGACAATTGCCGCGGCGATCATGCTGACGGCGCTGATAGTCAACTGGCGGCACAACGAGGAATTGCTGATTTTGGCGCCGACCATCGAGGTCGCCCAGAACAGCTACAAGCCGGCGGCCGCCATGGTGCGCGCTGATCCGGAACTGGATGCGAATGCGGGCGAGGGCGGGTTCCTGACGGTTCAGGACCACATCCGAACCATCAAGCATCTCGGCAATGATGCCATGCTGAAGGTTGTGGCGGCTGATACCGACACTGTGTCGGGCAAGAAGTCGGGCCGCATCTTGATCGATGAGCTCTGGGTGTTCGGCAAGCGGGCCGGCGCGGACGCAATGTTGCGCGAGGCCACAGGCGGCCTGGTGTCACGGCCTGAAGGCTTCGTGATTTCGCTCTCGACGCAGAGCGATGATCCGCCTGCGGGCGTGTTCAAGGCGAAACTGGACTATGCCCGCCAAGTGCGGGACGGCCTAATCGTCAATCGCAAGTTTCTGCCGGTGCTCTATGAGTTTCCGGACAAGATGGTCGAGGCGAAGGCCTACGAAGACCCGGCGAATTTCTATGTGACCAACCCGAATTTGGGTCGGTCAGTCAGCCAGGAGTGGCTGGAAGAGGAGATGATCAAGGAACTGTCGGGCGACAAGACGACGCTCGCGACGTTCCTGGCCAAGCATCTAAACGTCGAGATCGGCATGAACCTGCGGTCAAACCGATGGGCTGGTGCTGATCACTGGACCGCGGCCGAAGACGAGGAATTGGCAAGGCTGAGCGCTTCGGGCGCAGCCGGACACTATGAGGCGCTGGAGCGGTTGCTCGATCGCTGCGAAGTCGCTGTGGTTGGTATCGACGGCGGCGGCCTCGATGACTTGTTCGGCCTCAACATCCTTGGCCGCGAGCCGGGCGAGATCGAGGTCCATATCGAAATCGACGGGGTGAAGGTCACCCGCAAGATGAAACGCTGGCTGTCATGGTCGCATGCCTGGTGTCATTCCGGGGTGCTGAAGCGCCGGCCGAAGATCGTCACGACGCTGCAGCGCATCCAGGCCAAGGGCGAATTGACCATTCTGGAAGACCCGCTCGGCGATGTTGCCACGATCATCGAGCACATCAGCCGCATCAAGACGATGGGGCTGCTCGGCGGGGTGGCGGTCGACGCGTCCGGCCTGGGCGAAATGGAAGATGCCCTCGATGAAATCGAGGTCACGCAGGAATCTGGATTGCTGGTGGCGGCGCCGCAAGGTGGCTGGATGATGTCCAGCATCAAGGGCGCCGAGCGGCGCCTGGCCTCTGGTCTGCTTAAGCATGCCGGCGGCCCGCTGATGAACTGGTGCGTGCCGAACCTGAAGATCGAACCGACAGCAACTGGCATCCGGGCGACCAAACAGACGGCCGGCGATGCCAAGATTGACCCGGCCATGGCCATGTTCAACTCGGTCACGCTGATGGCCCGCAACCCGCAGGCGCCAGATATGAACAATATCGACGATTTCCTCGCAAACCCTGTGGTGGCGCGCCGTGGTTGA
- a CDS encoding HNH endonuclease — protein sequence MALKVLKPRLKPMGQRLKAPREIRDKRYSPDAVIRGWYKSARWQALRLEVLVRDLYTCQRTGVVLVGKAPAPNSPIVHHKIPHRGDEQLFWDINNLQAVSKAWHDSDAQAEERNAPDPAWRFS from the coding sequence TTGGCACTGAAGGTACTCAAGCCCAGGCTCAAGCCGATGGGGCAGAGGCTCAAGGCGCCCCGCGAGATCAGGGACAAGCGATACAGCCCAGATGCTGTGATCCGTGGATGGTATAAGTCGGCCAGGTGGCAAGCCTTGCGCCTCGAGGTGCTGGTCCGTGACCTCTACACCTGCCAGCGTACAGGCGTGGTGCTGGTAGGCAAGGCACCAGCACCGAACAGCCCGATCGTCCACCACAAGATCCCGCATCGCGGAGATGAACAACTCTTCTGGGACATCAACAACCTTCAGGCCGTCTCCAAGGCTTGGCACGACAGCGATGCCCAGGCCGAAGAGCGCAACGCCCCTGACCCCGCCTGGCGCTTCTCCTAG
- a CDS encoding DUF6456 domain-containing protein: MTDELSNEAKSAAARLFIRGQKSRRNSIDDQEALTSYSVGVDELIKAKLVTRRRRPRCPGVMLFRGTPATADIGKAWAASSVPAPATPDNSVAADVRVVQHDLVQDPYMTDAEYFHQRSIKSGPAVGKVSVSRNMVEYVGGLARLGGASEMHLMAAAKYRTAYERAQIGGARAVDYAAVKVDTSGPREDVLAGRTVDALEAYKDAVRCLGMMRSSVVERVICHDQSLTTRGMGSRARDRAKRELFAALDDLAVHFKLAMKRAA; the protein is encoded by the coding sequence ATGACCGACGAGTTGAGCAACGAAGCGAAGTCGGCAGCTGCTCGGCTGTTCATCCGGGGTCAGAAGTCTCGGCGTAATTCGATCGATGATCAGGAGGCGCTGACCAGCTACAGCGTCGGCGTCGATGAGCTAATCAAGGCGAAGCTGGTCACACGCCGTCGGCGACCGCGATGCCCGGGCGTCATGCTGTTCCGTGGTACGCCAGCGACAGCCGATATCGGCAAGGCATGGGCAGCATCATCGGTCCCTGCGCCGGCCACCCCAGACAACTCGGTAGCGGCAGACGTTCGCGTCGTTCAGCATGACCTGGTGCAAGACCCCTATATGACCGATGCCGAATATTTCCATCAGCGCAGCATCAAGTCAGGCCCGGCCGTCGGCAAGGTCTCGGTCTCGAGGAATATGGTGGAGTATGTCGGCGGGCTGGCCCGGTTGGGTGGCGCCAGCGAAATGCACCTTATGGCAGCCGCGAAGTATCGAACCGCATACGAGCGTGCCCAGATCGGCGGCGCTCGTGCTGTTGACTACGCGGCCGTCAAGGTGGACACGTCAGGCCCTCGTGAGGATGTGCTGGCTGGCAGGACGGTTGACGCACTGGAAGCCTACAAGGACGCGGTCAGGTGCTTGGGCATGATGCGCTCCAGCGTCGTTGAACGTGTAATCTGCCATGACCAGAGCCTGACAACGCGGGGAATGGGCTCACGAGCAAGGGACCGGGCCAAGCGGGAACTGTTCGCTGCGCTGGATGATTTGGCCGTGCACTTCAAGCTGGCCATGAAAAGGGCAGCTTGA